One region of Culex pipiens pallens isolate TS chromosome 2, TS_CPP_V2, whole genome shotgun sequence genomic DNA includes:
- the LOC120414077 gene encoding protein argonaute-3 yields the protein MSSRLNLVRTLLSQSSSSEDRGSGGTSAEASADTGFQTRTPETTPNSQRKIIGRGQQAGSVPTIGTSGLDSSESDNQASVVSSNVGPTLSGRGRAQFIQGLLKQPLESGRSVPTVADDSASTISSAPAVSILGAGRGRFMQQLMNTRADEPSVSDESKTQLTEQMSQITIAETVQTVEREPVKRMGTKGTPVQLMTNYIRIACDPDRGLYEYEVRFNPEVDSKVARSKYINQHREVIGNAKTFDGVKLFLPKKLPNVETILQSENEVDGHTVTIRLMYKRKQRMSENIQFYNILFQRIMKVLKMIEMGRKNFDPSAPKLIPQHRLEIWPGYVSAVDEYEGGLMLNLDVSHRVLLQTTVLDHIRTIAKSNPSDWKNLVTKSLLGAVILTRYNNKTYRIDDIIFDQNPTMTFMSSNRQQQISYVEYYKQQYNITIHDLKQPLLIHRKERRIAGQDKPQELMMCLIPEISYLTGLTDEMRNDFKVMRDIAAFTRVSPNQRLNSMRQFCYNVNQNKEAREILEVWGLKLDMEPLVMKGRAFEEEKVIFGNAQVGVGKAGDFNRAVTSSNMLSAIPIRKWLLVHTNKDMKIAKSFMDCVQRSCRPMGIEVDTPAIEVLPTDKTELYVQLLRTKIRQDTQIVVIICPTSRDDRYAAIKRICCSEIPVPSQVINARTLANEAKNRAIVQKILLQMNCKLGGTLWSIKIPFQNVMIAGIDTYHDPKQKSNSVSAFVASLNGEYTRWYSRACIQSKKEEFMNGLCASLEKSLRAYEKLNGVLPQKIIIFRDGVGDGQLRMCSEYEIPQLMEACKLVEPNYCPELAFIVVQKRINTRMFRIDGQSNLDNPNPGTVLDHTVTRRNHFDYFLVPQSVRQGSVSPTHYIVVHNQPDYSPDVLQRLSYKLCYLYYNWPGSVRVPACCQYAHKMAYLIGQSVKRNPDEVLNDKLFYL from the exons ATGTCTTCCCGGTTGAACCTGGTGCGGACGCTGCTGAGCCAGTCCAGCTCGTCGGAAGACCGAGGTTCCGGCGGGACCAGTGCGGAAGCTTCGGCCGACACCGGCTTCCAGACGCGCACGCCGGAGACGACACCGAACTCGCAGCGCAAAATCATCGGCCGTGGCCAGCAGGCTGGCAGCGTTCCGACGATCGGAACGAGCGGGTTGGACTCGTCGGAGTCGGACAATCAGGCAAGTGTTGTGTCGTCGAACGTTGGGCCGACCCTTTCGGGGCGTGGTCGGGCCCAGTTTATTCAGGGACTGTTGAAGCAGCCGTTGGAGTCCGGGCGGTCGGTTCCGACGGTGGCGGATGATTCGGCGAGTACGATTTCGTCGGCGCCGGCCGTGTCGATTCTGGGGGCGGGTCGTGGTCGGTTCATGCAGCAGTTGATGAACACTCGAGCGGACGAGCCGAGCGTGAGCGACGAGAGCAAGACTCAACTGACGGAGCAAATGTCTCAGATTACGATCGCCGAAACGGTGCAGACGGTGGAGCGGGAACCGGTGAAGCGGATGGGAACGAAGGGCACTCCGGTTCAGCTCATGACCAACTACATTAGGATTGCGTGCGATCCGGATCGTGGTCTGTACGAGTACGAGGTGCGCTTCAACCCGGAAGTAGATTCGAAGGTGGCGCGATCGAAGTACATCAACCAGCATCGAGAGGTGATCGGGAACGCCAAGACGTTTGACGGGGTTAAGCTGTTCCTGCCGAAGAAGTTGCCCAACGTGGAAACAATTCTGCAGTCGGAAAACGAAGTCGACGGGCACACGGTCACGATTCGGTTGATGTACAAACGGAAGCAACGAATGTCGGAGAACATCCAGTTCTACAACATTCTCTTCCAGCGCATTATGAAGGTGCTTAAGATGATAGAGATGGGTCGGAAGAACTTCGATCCGTCGGCGCCGAAGCTCATCCCACAGCATCGGCTGGAAATCTGGCCGGGTTACGTGAGCGCCGTCGATGAGTACGAAGGTGGGTTGATGCTGAACCTGGACGTTTCGCATCGCGTTCTGCTGCAGACCACCGTGCTGGACCACATCCGTACAATCGCCAAAAGCAATCCAAGCGACTGGAAGAACCTCGTCACCAAGTCACTGCTCGGGGCCGTCATCCTGACCCGGTACAATAACAAAACGTACCGCATCGACGACATCATCTTCGACCAGAACCCGACGATGACGTTCATGTCCAGCAACCGGCAGCAGCAAATCTCGTACGTCGAGTACTACAAGCAACAGTACAACATCACAATCCACGATCTGAAACAGCCGCTGCTGATTCACCGCAAGGAGCGTCGCATCGCCGGCCAGGACAAACCGCAGGAGCTGATGATGTGCCTTATTCCGGAGATTAGCTACCTGACCGGACTCACCGACGAGATGCGCAACGACTTCAAGGTGATGCGTGACATTGCGGCCTTCACGCGGGTCTCCCCGAACCAACGACTCAACAGTATGCGCCAGTTTTGCTACAACGTCAACCAAAACAAGGAGGCGCGCGAAATTCTCGAAGTCTGGGGCCTCAAGCTGGACATGGAACCGCTCGTCATGAAGGGCCGCGCCTTCGAGGAGGAAAAAGTCATCTTTGGCAACGCCCAGGTCGGCGTCGGCAAGGCCGGCGACTTCAACCGAGCCGTCACGAGCAGCAACATGCTCAGCGCCATCCCAATCCGCAAGTGGCTGCTCGTGCACACCAACAAGGACATGAAGATCGCCAAGTCCTTCATGGACTGCGTGCAGCGCAGCTGTCGCCCCATGGGAATCGAAGTGGACACCCCCGCCATCGAAGTCCTGCCCACCGACAAAACCGAACTGTACGTGCAACTCCTGCGCACCAAAATCCGCCAAGACACCCAAATCGTCGTCATCATCTGCCCGACGTCCCGCGACGACCGGTACGCCGCCATCAAGCGAATCTGCTGCTCGGAAATCCCCGTCCCGTCCCAGGTCATCAACGCGCGAACGCTCGCCAACGAGGCCAAAAACCGCGCTATCGTCCAGAAGATCCTACTCCAGATGAACTGCAAACTGGGCGGAACGCTGTGGAGCATCAAGATCCCCTTCCAGAACGTGATGATCGCCGGAATCGACACCTACCACGATCCGAAGCAGAAGAGCAACTCGGTGTCGGCGTTTGTGGCGTCGCTGAACGGGGAGTACACGCGTTGGTACTCGCGCGCCTGCATCCAGAGCAAGAAGGAGGAGTTTATGAACGGGTTGTGTGCCTCGCTGGAGAAGTCGCTGCGCGCGTACGAGAAGCTGAACGGGGTGCTGCCGCAGAAGATTATCATCTTCAG AGACGGCGTCGGCGACGGTCAGCTGCGAATGTGCTCCGAATACGAGATCCCGCAGCTGATGGAGGCGTGCAAGCTGGTCGAACCAAACTACTGTCCGGAGCTGGCCTTCATCGTGGTTCAGAAGCGCATCAACACCCGAATGTTCCGG ATTGACGGCCAATCGAACCTGGACAACCCGAACCCGGGCACGGTGCTGGACCACACGGTGACGCGGCGCAACCACTTTGATTACTTCCTGGTGCCGCAGTCCGTGCGGCAGGGCAGCGTTTCGCCGACGCACTACATCGTGGTGCACAACCAGCCCGACTACAGCCCGGACGTGCTGCAGCGGTTGAGCTACAAGCTGTGCTACCTGTACTACAACTGGCCCGGAAGTGTGCGCGTGCCGGCCTGCTGTCAGTACGCCCACAAGATGGCCTACCTGATTGGCCAATCCGTGAAGCGCAATCCGGACGAGGTGCTGAACGATAAGCTGTTCTACCTGTAG
- the LOC120414089 gene encoding uncharacterized protein LOC120414089 — MYYHIISKVDQTVLRHISDIVANPPAENKYPAVKARLIAHFELSAEEKFEKLLNSCDLGDARPSHLLAKMQDLSTGLNVSAGLMRMLFLQRMPVNIRTVLAVSNAKLDELAAMADKMIDVAGPQVAATQQAAPTSVQDLEAQIAALSSQLRRLEANPNRGRSRSPSRRRSASQSSSQEICWYHRKFRDAAQQCRSPCRYSSKN; from the coding sequence ATGTACTACCACATTATCTCCAAGGTGGACCAAACAGTTCTGCGACACATTTCCGACATCGTCGCGAACCCCCCAGCAGAGAACAAATACCCGGCGGTCAAGGCGCGCCTGATCGCCCACTTCGAGTTGTCGGCCGAGGAAAAGTTCGAGAAGCTGCTCAATTCCTGCGATCTCGGAGACGCCCGTCCGTCGCATCTTCTTGCCAAAATGCAAGATCTATCCACGGGCCTGAACGTGAGCGCTGGATTGATGAGGATGCTCTTCCTGCAGCGGATGCCAGTCAACATTCGAACGGTCCTCGCGGTGTCCAACGCCAAGCTCGACGAGCTCGCTGCCATGGCCGACAAGATGATCGACGTCGCCGGTCCGCAGGTGGCTGCGACGCAACAAGCTGCTCCAACAAGCGTACAGGACCTGGAAGCTCAAATTGCCGCCCTAAGCAGCCAACTGCGACGATTAGAAGCAAATCCGAACCGAGGAAGATCTCGCTCCCCGTCGCGGCGCCGCAGCGCTTCGCAGTCGTCCTCGCAAGAGATTTGCTGGTACCATCGCAAGTTCCGAGACGCGGCCCAACAGTGCCGTTCCCCCTGCCGATACAGCTCAAAAAACTAG